A genomic region of Chelmon rostratus isolate fCheRos1 chromosome 8, fCheRos1.pri, whole genome shotgun sequence contains the following coding sequences:
- the LOC121611060 gene encoding cortexin domain-containing 1-like, giving the protein MDPPTPPVGTFDVDVDLGFALFFFFLLCFFLLVAIVRCAQMVLDPYSAISVTTHQEEQTED; this is encoded by the coding sequence ATGGACCCTCCAACACCCCCTGTAGGCACATTTGATGTGGATGTGGACCTTGGTTTtgcccttttcttctttttcctgctctgctttttCTTGTTGGTGGCCATCGTCCGCTGTGCTCAGATGGTGCTGGACCCTTACAGTGCTATCTCTGTCACTACACACCAGGAGGAGCaaacagaggactga